A genomic window from Vibrio echinoideorum includes:
- a CDS encoding TrbI F-type domain-containing protein, which yields MTFDLHGLFIVACVSIASSVVTTLALESPPPLVSMDVKSTLDQYHKELLKSPLSLPEQTDKLAHFAHVMNEEVARYATEQGQVVLVSAAVVGGTPDITAHIQRAIVERYEP from the coding sequence ATGACGTTTGATTTACATGGCCTATTTATAGTGGCGTGCGTGAGTATTGCCTCCTCGGTGGTGACCACCTTAGCGCTGGAGTCGCCGCCTCCCTTAGTCAGCATGGACGTAAAAAGCACCCTCGACCAATACCATAAAGAATTGCTGAAATCCCCCCTTTCTCTGCCGGAGCAAACGGATAAATTGGCGCACTTTGCCCACGTCATGAACGAAGAAGTGGCGCGTTACGCCACTGAGCAAGGGCAAGTGGTGTTGGTCAGCGCCGCGGTCGTCGGCGGCACACCGGACATCACCGCGCACATCCAACGTGCCATTGTTGAGCGCTATGAGCCGTAG
- the traW gene encoding type-F conjugative transfer system protein TraW — translation MRHLMMVFALLLSLGAVAKDLGRMGPTFPIGEIDMLTWIEVRLKHFEATGKLEQMQTEFAEQVKQSVETPPPLSLSTTTTPKTFLVDPSITVPKDLTDAQGRVFAKAGTRVNPFDTRTWPTGAKLPQFEYSNVLVFFDARDAKQVEFVTNLEHAKPLRYILTGGSPNQAAKRFNTRMYFDQQGTLSDRLHIQAVPSLVEQSGHAWRVQEFDVQHIVVGAQP, via the coding sequence ATGCGACACCTGATGATGGTCTTCGCCCTGCTGCTTTCGTTAGGGGCGGTGGCGAAGGACTTAGGTCGAATGGGACCGACGTTCCCGATTGGCGAAATCGACATGCTGACGTGGATAGAGGTGCGGCTTAAACACTTCGAGGCAACGGGCAAACTTGAGCAAATGCAAACCGAGTTTGCTGAGCAAGTGAAACAAAGCGTGGAAACGCCGCCGCCGCTTTCCTTATCGACCACGACCACCCCCAAAACGTTTTTGGTGGATCCCAGCATCACGGTGCCCAAGGATTTAACCGACGCCCAGGGGCGAGTCTTTGCCAAAGCGGGGACGCGAGTGAATCCCTTTGATACCCGCACTTGGCCAACGGGCGCAAAATTACCGCAGTTTGAGTATTCAAACGTGCTGGTTTTTTTTGATGCGCGTGATGCCAAGCAAGTCGAGTTCGTGACCAACCTAGAGCACGCCAAACCCCTTCGCTACATTTTAACCGGTGGTAGCCCTAATCAAGCCGCTAAACGATTCAATACCCGCATGTACTTCGACCAACAAGGGACGCTCAGCGACCGGCTTCACATCCAAGCGGTGCCCAGTCTTGTCGAGCAGTCGGGGCACGCATGGCGCGTTCAAGAGTTTGATGTGCAACACATTGTGGTGGGAGCGCAACCATGA